The following nucleotide sequence is from uncultured Campylobacter sp..
CGGAAGCAGCACTCCGTCGGGCTTGATGCGGACGGTTTCATAAAGATTGCTCTTTGAGAGGAAGGATTCCGCGTCCGCGCGATCGGCAGCGCTTTTGGCACTTAGCGCATGCGCGCCGAAAGCCTCTTGATTGCTAATCCAAAAGGTGCGGTAGCCACTTAGCTTAAACATATCGATGATGCTAAGGTTGCGAAACCACTCCTTTTTGCGCTCGCTTTCGTAATCGCTGAAATTTAAAAGCCGCATCAGCACCTGATTAGTCGTGCCGTAAGGCGAGATTGTATCGCTAAATTTTATCAGATTGCCGCTTGCTTCGAGTTTCTCTAAAAGCGGTGTATTTTTAACACCGTAGCCGTAGAGCGACATATGCCCGCGCTGCAGGCTCTCGCCGATTATTAGGATGATATTTTTGACGCGAGACTTTTGCGAGGCGGGGTTTGTAGCGGCCTCAGGATTTTTAGAATTTGAAATCGCGCCGGGGCTTTGCGGCGTAGAATTTAAAGTCTCGCCGGAGCTCTGCGACTCAGCGCCTGAAGCGAACGTAGAATTAAAATTTGCGCCGGAATTTTGCACCTGGGCACTTGATGCGGGCGCGGAATTTTCAGACGCAGAATCCAAGGCGGCGCTTTGCGGATCTGAATCTGCGCCGCCTTTTAAGACGCTTTCGTTTGCCCGCTTAGCCTCGTCATATCCGAGCTGCACTTCGCGCATATCGGTGATGAAATTTTTATCGCTCAGATAGTCTTTTATCGTAAAGGCAAACTCCAGCGGGACGTATTGTGATAGCTTGGTTATATAGCCCTGCCTGCCTTGGGAAGCTTTGACGGCGATATCTACGCAAAAGATCGTTCCGCAAATGAGATAAATCGCCGCTAACAGCAATCTTAGACCGCTATGCGTTTGCTCCCTCTTTCTCCGCCCCGCTCTTAGCGCCGCAAAGATGCAGCCAAGTAGCACCGCTAGATATAAAATCGTCGCAGAGTTAAGAAACTGCGAAACAAACTCGCGAGTCTCGGCTGCATCGGTATGCACAAGCGCGTCGATCGCCACAACGTTGAAGCTTGAGTCGAAATTTACGATCAAAAATAAAGCCACGCTCGCAATTAGCGCAATTAGCGCTAGTAACACGAATGAAACGAGCTTAAAAAATCGGCCGCTAAGCAGATAGCAGAGGTGAAAGATGAGTAAATTTATGATGAGCACCGCAGAAAAGCCTTTAAATACATGCGAAAAATGATACCCATTGATCTGATAATGTATCTTAGCCCAGCACGCGAGCAAGCATAGCGCCGTGCTAAGCCAAAACACCCTCCATACGGGACGTTCTCGCAGTGCAGCAAAAAAACCGCGGTCGATTTTCATAAGCAAGCGCGCCACAAGCCCGCCCACTTTCGTCCGTGCCATAAGCCCGCCTATATTTGCTAGCGCTACATAAAATTTTTCTCTCATTTTATATTTCCTGCCTTGTACGAAGAGACGCGACGACGCGCACTCTGCGTAGCGCGACATGTTTTCGCTTTAAAATCAAGGCGCAATCTTAGCCGCTTAAAGCTTTGAGCTTGCTTACTTGCGCGCCTTTACGTTTCAAATTTTAAGGCTAATTTTAAAGATACGGGCGGGGGTTAGAATTGGACGGCGGAATTTTGAGGCGAAATTCTATGTAAAGCGGATTTATGAGTGAGGTTATGAGACAGAAGCTCCGGAATAAAATTATTAAAACGTAATTTCAAAAAATTTAGCTAATTCAAATTTCGAAGCAATATTGTCGCGGGCAAAAATTTTAATAAGATGCGCGGCAAATGGCGCGTTTTACAACGCTTGCATGCCTCATAAAGCCAGCTACGAGGCTAGAGCAGATAAGAAGCGACCGCGACGCGATATTTTTTAAAATTTTGTGACTAGACCGCAAACCGTCACAATAGGTTTCCTTTGATAAAATTTATACACGAAGTGGCTGAGGTAAAATTCCAAGACGCGAGCGATGTAAAATTGTCGAAATCTAATCGTGGGCAAAATTTCGCACCGATAAAGCGAAAAAATTTTAACTAGCCCAAATCGCCTTTTGGGCAAAATTCTACGCGACGCTTAGGACTTCTACCTTACCATCGAAAACCGCCATGCAGTGCTCATAGTGGCTAGTGCGAAGTTCGTCCTTGCTTCTCGTGCTCCACTTATCCTCGGCGATGACCGGCGTGCCGTCCTTTTGGCAGATCATCGGCTCGATGCAAAAAACCATGCCGTTTTTGATTTTGGGGCCTGATTTTGGATTGTTGCCCTCTAGATAGTTTGGGATCTCAGGCTCTTCGTGCGGGTGCTTGCCGATGCCGTGGCCGCAGAAGCCGTATAGCGGCACGAAGCCGCGCGCGCGGATAAATTTCTCGATCTCGAAGCTTAGCTCTTTGAAGTGCATCCCTACCCTGATCGTTTTGATGGCAAACTCCAGCGTATCCTTACTGCATGCGATGAGATCTTCGTCGGCTTTTGAAATTTTACCGACGGGCAGGGTGCGTGCGCTGTCACCGAAATATCCGTTTAGCTTCGAGCCCAAATCGACGCCTAAGATATCGCCCTCCTGCAAGATCGTTTCGTCTGGGATGCCGTGAATGATGACTTCGTTTAACGAGAGGCAAGCGGCGTTTGGAAAGCCGTATAGCCCTTTAAAAGCCGGGTACGCACCCTTGGATGTGATGAAATCGTCGATCTTCTTATCGACTTCGAGCAGGCTAAGACCCGGTTTTATGAATGAAGCTGCATAATCAAGGGCTTGCGCGACGATCCTGTTCGCCGCACGCAGCCCTTCTAAATCTTTTTTTGTTTTAAGCAAAATTGCCATTTATAGCCCGACCGCGCTTAGGGTCTGATATTTGTTCATA
It contains:
- the map gene encoding type I methionyl aminopeptidase, producing the protein MAILLKTKKDLEGLRAANRIVAQALDYAASFIKPGLSLLEVDKKIDDFITSKGAYPAFKGLYGFPNAACLSLNEVIIHGIPDETILQEGDILGVDLGSKLNGYFGDSARTLPVGKISKADEDLIACSKDTLEFAIKTIRVGMHFKELSFEIEKFIRARGFVPLYGFCGHGIGKHPHEEPEIPNYLEGNNPKSGPKIKNGMVFCIEPMICQKDGTPVIAEDKWSTRSKDELRTSHYEHCMAVFDGKVEVLSVA
- a CDS encoding sulfatase-like hydrolase/transferase, coding for MREKFYVALANIGGLMARTKVGGLVARLLMKIDRGFFAALRERPVWRVFWLSTALCLLACWAKIHYQINGYHFSHVFKGFSAVLIINLLIFHLCYLLSGRFFKLVSFVLLALIALIASVALFLIVNFDSSFNVVAIDALVHTDAAETREFVSQFLNSATILYLAVLLGCIFAALRAGRRKREQTHSGLRLLLAAIYLICGTIFCVDIAVKASQGRQGYITKLSQYVPLEFAFTIKDYLSDKNFITDMREVQLGYDEAKRANESVLKGGADSDPQSAALDSASENSAPASSAQVQNSGANFNSTFASGAESQSSGETLNSTPQSPGAISNSKNPEAATNPASQKSRVKNIILIIGESLQRGHMSLYGYGVKNTPLLEKLEASGNLIKFSDTISPYGTTNQVLMRLLNFSDYESERKKEWFRNLSIIDMFKLSGYRTFWISNQEAFGAHALSAKSAADRADAESFLSKSNLYETVRIKPDGVLLPLINRAKTGQSERNFYVIHLIGSHMDYSLRYPEGFGKFSAADVKAKLTSKQKDVVAYYDNSVLYNDFVVNEIFKIFSGDDSLIVYLSDHGENLYENGRLGHGMESRFTYEIPLLFIASREFLSDHAKLWQRLAAAKDKPFMSDDLAHLLADIIGVAPLEFDERKSPIREDFNASRKRIANGVDYDEKLKNTKGYELE